A single genomic interval of Xiphophorus couchianus chromosome 2, X_couchianus-1.0, whole genome shotgun sequence harbors:
- the LOC114152880 gene encoding outer dense fiber protein 3-like has translation MVKDDPWVGTWRPHRPRGLIAAQLGTPGPKYVLPGLTGANNHDVTKPKAPAYSISARPKVTNTDCSPGPKYMIPPNLTRFGKDGTPAYSIHGRPKPFAMFRTPGPAQYYPENAKKSLFRSAPSFTLSARHKDIAKTQTPGPASYKLPGIIGTKEITSPSSPSFTLMGRTQKGSFFEDLRKTPGPAAYNPADPYYSRLKPPHCTMKGRNFLPDRNAQTPGPGAYYPEKTNFIKPKAPSVTFGIHHSPYSVPFIVNMDGFF, from the exons ATGGTGAAAGATGACCCTTGGGTTGGGACCTGGAGGCCTCACAGGCCGAGAGGACTCATAGCTGCACAGTTAGGGACTCCTGGTCCTAAATATGTACTACCTGGTCTAACAG GTGCAAATAACCATGACGTAACAAAACCTAAAGCACCAGCTTACTCCATAAGTGCTCGTCCCAAAGTGACAAACACCGACTGTTCCCCTGGACCCAAGTACATGATCCCCCCAAATTTAACCAGATTTGGCAAAGACGGAACACCGGCATATTCAATTCATGGTCGTCCAAAGCCTTTTGCAATGTTCCGTACTCCTGGACCTG CACAGTACTACCCAGAGAATGCAAAAAAGAGTTTGTTCAGATCCGCCCCTTCATTTACTCTCTCTGCGAGACACAAAGATATTGCTAAAACCCAAACTCCAG GTCCAGCTTCCTACAAACTCCCCGGTATAATTGGGACAAAAGAAATAACAAGCCCTTCATCTCCCTCCTTCACACTCATGGGCCGTACTCAAAAAGGATCCTTTTTCGAGGATCTTAGAAAG ACTCCAGGTCCTGCTGCCTACAATCCTGCAGACCCGTATTACTCCAGGCTAAAACCGCCACATTGTACAATGAAAGGTCGCAATTTCCTTCCTgacagaaatgcacaaacaccGGGTCCAGGAGCATACTATCCAGAGAAG ACAAACTTTATAAAACCAAAAGCTCCCAGTGTAACCTTTGGAATTCACCATTCACCATACTCAGTCCCCTTTATCGTGAACATGGATGGTTTCTTCTAA